A genomic window from Daphnia magna isolate NIES linkage group LG9, ASM2063170v1.1, whole genome shotgun sequence includes:
- the LOC116930603 gene encoding neurofibromin isoform X3, whose amino-acid sequence MATQKPVEWVSSLIIRFEEQLPYRTGPQTSHARQMVEQNKECLIQISKYKFSLVISGLTKILQRVNESRTHGPDYEKNYYESLLIVLDTLEKCLSGQPKDTTRFDEAMNVKLLLREICQFIDLPNENPMVNQLKALASKVLFALSLNNFNAVFSRISSRLQELSSSNEENPDLSDIELIQHINVDTIRLIKLLNETISKSKLLRKSVHLVLIASLEKAIWNWMDTYPHEFTEIQKCPNADLSKCCEQLFDILDSFAENNKRRAAVWPLQIMLLVISPKVLEEIVNADSGAPCSPRHSRKKTFLDSLKKALAPHSSSRQLTEAAAVTAVKLCKVSTYIHFLDSGNVVFALVQSVLNDLKVLLFNPGKPFSRGQAYMNQDIDLMIDCFVSCFRINPHNNEALKVCLNPHSPPTFHYVLVASLYRIITQQLLSWWPHIDLMYNKSAELRAMFIDTLTKVTQGCISHTPLRMIQLCQSLTLKEKVNPLKNFKEKASEEGPSYKNLLLSMVRLIHANPLLMLNNQGKAGHEIQSSTLELINGLVSLVHQPNMADMAQEAMDALLVLHQPEKIEMWNPEAPINTFWDVSSQVLFSISQKLIQHQIVNYTDILRWLREVLTCRNSFLLRHRDYANVGSQVSVAKQAHIKLEVVFFLYLWSIDMDAVLVSMSCFNLLCEEADIRCGSDDVTVTYLLPNYHVYQELAAASTVLTTGRAALQKRIMTLLRKIEHCTPGCLQAWEDTFKNWDIATKQLQSYPKARVEEGQTNESFHRSAGKRRASHQSTEHELEDQVNEWANMTGFLCALGGVCLQRRSPRPILSSTSTSSGGVIDRKSNLAVNALSQLQDNNQYCPVTSFVGHLLRLLLCANEKFGAQIQKHVKELVGHEMAPALYPILFDQIKALVEKFFDHTGQVVVNESHTQFIEHVIFIMKNVLENSNNKNDTPAEHLGVTSIEGMMLAIVRYVRHLDTTVHAIHIKTKLCQLVETMMARRDDLAFRQEMKFRNKLVEYLTDWVMGNSHQIAPPSSGDVSSITRDLDQACMDAVAALLRGLPLQPEESDRGDLMEAKSQLFLKYFTLFMNLLNDCTDVSEIEKEVGARSRVGVAVGVGVGAVAVAASRLANLRNSTIQAMSNLLSANIDSGLMHSIGLGYHKDLQTRAAFIEVLTKILQQGTEFDTLAETVLADRFEQLVQLVTMIGDKGELPIAMALASVVVTPQMDELARVFVTLFDAKHLLAPLLWNMFYKEVEVSDCMQTLFRGNSLASKIMAFCFKIYGASYLHNLLQPLLKPLLENPSMSFEVDPARLDAKDDINENRSNLVTLTERVFCAIVSSADKFPTQLRSMCHCLYQVLSKRYPQFPQNNIGAVGTVIFLRFINPAIVSPYEMGILDRQPPLTIKRGLMLMSKTLQNIANHVEFSKEQHMLYFNDLLRSHFDAGRRFFIQIASDFETAEQGSSHSMAFISDANVLALHRLLWNHQEKIGDYLSSSRDHKAVGRRPFDKMATLLAYLGPPEHKPVDSQWSSMDMTSTKFEEIMSKHNMHEKDEFKSIKSLNIFYQAGTSKAGNPVFYYIARRYKIGETNGDLLIYHVILTLKPFCSKPFELVVDFTHTCSDNRFRTEFLQKWFVVLPEIAYENIHACYIYNCNSWVREYTKYHDRILAPLKGNRKLYFLDGPQRLSEFVDVEQQKLPGATLSLDEDLKVFNNALKLSHKDTKVAIKVGPTAIQVTAAEKTKVLSHSVLLNDVYYASEIEEVCLVDDNQFTLTIANESGPLSFIHNDCDSIVQAIIHIRTRWELSQPDSVTVHQKIRPKDVPGTLLNMALLNLGSSDPNLRTAAYNLLCALTGTFDLKIEGQLLETSGLCIPSNNTLFIKSVSEKLGHNEPHLTLEFLEECIQGFRASTIELKHLCLEYMTPWLPNLVRFCKHSDETKRQKVAIILDKLITLTIEEVEMYPSIQAKIWGNLGIVSELIDMILDSFIKRSVTGGLGSAQAEIMADTAVALASANVQLVARKVIGRLCRVLEKTCTSPTANLEQHLMWDDIAILARYLLMLSFNNCLDVARHLPYLFHSITLLVCTGPLSLRASLHGLVINIIHSLCTCTKPSFSEETRRVLNLSLDEFSLPKFYLLFGISKVKSAAVTAFRSSYRHGPGERSWHNVERSFSGSAASDRERLSLTSLEIITDALLEMLEACARDIPECDWVQVWTTLAKSFAFRYNPALQPRALIVYGCISKVITDRDVKQLLRILVKALESFTDTTLIDAIVMCLTRVLPLLRPESPIHPAVFWVAISVLQLDEVSLYASGLALLEQNLHTLDSQGLFESRSLEQVIMAAREPLEWHFKQLDHTVGLSFKTSFHFALVGHLLKGFRHLTPTTVSRTTRILNMLLAIVAKPNKRDKFEVTPQSVAYLAALVSVSEEVRGRCHARQPRLRSNNSSGSGSGSGSGSVSGSAMGSNDPFNVSDLRLDLHSAGIRHNSSTLGGGGGIGNHQAGGTGATTTTGTGSLSPISNYSCASTALLHTSASHNALSSIQGSTLNSPISSGSNNSSTTHLLVPIGGGSCSSQTALIPSLVDSDSPPPGRRQTSWDLLDQNAITQAKQQQQKQQHQSQLQNQSAQAQQQADGPGAKALFKTQRSFSVPTTRDQRSLERNASNCQKAGERSQSPNSNNNANCTTVNSSAGTTTPTPPASCTRRPDRGSVSGESNCLLDPEILTNFPTQALVLTVLATLVKYTTDENEMRVLYEYLAEASVVFPRVFPIIHSLLDAKITNVLSLCHDQGILAAVQSIIQNMIALEGAAGEQQQQLHYLQSCGFGGLWRFAGPFTKSNCTAESAELFVNCLEALVETCLPAEEGEADLAPFPSMLSVSSNMNLSSSLSSITLGSPTDKAK is encoded by the exons ATGGCGACACAAAAACCCGTAGAATGGGTATCTTCGTTGATTATTCGTTTCGAAGAACAG ttaccTTATCGCACAGGACCCCAAACATCACATGCCCGTCAAATGGTGGAGCAAAATAAGGAGTGTCTCATCCAAATTAGCAAATATAAATTTTCTCTTGTGATATCAGGACTTACAAAGATTTTACAGAGAGTTAATGAATCA AGAACACATGGACCTGACTATgagaaaaattattatgaATCTTTGTTAATTGTATTAGACACTTTAGAGAAATGCCTAAGTGGTCAACCAAAAGACACAACAAGGTTTGATGAAGCCATGAATGTTAAACTGCTACTGCGAGAAATCTGCCAATTCATTG ATTTGCCAAATGAAAACCCTATGGTTAACCAGCTTAAAGCTTTAGCTTCAAAAGTTTTATTTGCTCTTAGTCTTAACAATTTCAATGCTGTTTTCAGCCGGATATCATCAAG ACTACAAGAATTAAGTTCATCCAACGAAGAAAATCCTGACTTAAGTGACATCGAACTCATCCAACACATTAATGTAGATACTATACGACTTATAAAATTGTTGAACG AGACAATATCAAAAAGTAAGCTATTAAGAAAATCGGTGCACCTAGTTTTGATCGCCTCCCTAGAAAAAGCTATTTGGAATTGGATGGACACGTATCCGCATGAGTTCACCGAAATTCAA AAATGTCCTAATGCGGATTTATCCAAGTGTTGTGAGCAGCTATTTGACATACTTGATTCATTTGCCGAAAATAATAAGCGACGGGCGGCTGTATGGCCGTTACAAATCATGTTGTTGGTTATATCACCTAAAGTGTTGGAAGAAATTGTAAACGCAGACTCTGGAGCACCTTGTTCTCCTCGTCATTCGCGTAAAAAGACATTTCTAG ACTCCCTCAAAAAAGCCCTCGCTCCCCACAGCTCTAGTCGACAATTGACAGAAGCCGCTGCAGTCACTGCTGTCAAGCTCTGCAAGGTTTCCACTTACATTCACTTCTTGGATTCCGGCAATGTTGTTTTCGCACTTGTTCAATCTGTTCTCAACGATTTGAAG GTGTTGCTGTTTAATCCGGGCAAGCCATTTTCCCGCGGGCAGGCGTATATGAATCAAGACATTGATTTAATGATTGATTGtttcgtttcttgttttcgCATCAATCCCCATAACAACGAAGCTCTCAAAGTCTGCCTCAATCCACACTCACCTCCAACGTTTCACTATGTGCTCGTCGCTTCCCTCTATAG GATTATAACGCAACAACTATTGTCATGGTGGCCACACATTGACCTAATGTACAACAAATCAGCCGAATTGCGGGCCATGTTTATCGACACATTGACGAAAGTCACGCAAGGTTGCATCTCTCACACTCCACTTCGAATGATACAA TTGTGTCAG AGTCTTAcactgaaagaaaaagtcaaCCCGCTAAAAAACTTCAAGGAAAAAGCATCGGAGGAGGGCCCTTCGTACAAAAACTTATTGTTGTCCATGGTCCGACTGATTCATGCTAATCCACTACTCATGTTGAAC AACCAAGGAAAAGCTGGACATGAGATTCAGAGTTCTACACTAGAGTTAATCAATGGGCTAGTTTCACTGGTTCATCAACCTAATATGGCCGACATGGCGCAAGAGGCTATGGACGCTCTTCTTGTTCTTCACCAGCCAGAGAAGATCGAGATGTGGAACCCTGAAGCTCCAATTAACACCTTTTGGGATGTCAG TTCGCAAGTTTTATTCAGTATATCACAAAAGCTGATACAACATCAAATTGTGAATTATACTGACATATTACGATGGCTACGCGAGGTACTGACATGTCGAAACTCCTTTCTGCTTCGCCATCGAGACTATGCTAACGTAGGTAGTCAGGTCAGCGTGGCGAAGCAAGCACACATCAAACTTGAG GTGGTGTTTTTCCTCTATCTCTGGAGTATTGATATGGACGCCGTTCTCGTTTCGATGAGTTGTTTCAACCTACTGTGCGAAGAAGCTGATATTCGTTGCGGAAGTGATGACGTGACCGTCACGTACTTGCTGCCCAATTACCACGTGTATCAGGAACTTGCCGCCGCTTCCACGGTTCTTACAACTG GTCGTGCTGCCTTACAGAAACGAATCATGACGCTCCTGCGAAAAATTGAACATTGTACGCCTGGATGTCTGCAG GCTTGGGAAGATACATTTAAAAACTGGGATATCGCCACGAAGCAGTTACAGTCCTATCCGAAGGCCCGCGTCGAAGAAGGGCAAACAAACGAATCTTTTCATCGATCAGCTGGAAAGCGAAGAGCATCTCATCAGAGCACAGAACACGAACTTGAA GATCAAGTCAATGAATGGGCCAACATGACGGGCTTTCTTTGTGCGCTTGGAGGAGTGTGTCTGCAAAGGCGCTCGCCACGACCAATTTTATCATCAACATCTACTTCTTCGGGAGGAGTAATTGACAGGAAATCCAAC CTTGCTGTGAATGCCTTGAGCCAGCTACAAGATAATAATCAGTACTGCCCGGTGACCTCGTTTGTGGGACATTTATTACGGCTTTTGCTCTGTGCCAATGAGAAATTTGGTGCCCAAATCCAGAAACACGTCAAAGAGCTAGTAGGCCATGAAATGGCTCCAGCTTTATATCCAATCCTCTTTGATCAGATCAAGGCACTAGtggaaaaatttttcgatCACACTGGCCAGGTGGTGGTCAATGAATCACATACGCAGTTCATCGAGCACGTCATTTTCATAATGAAAAATGTGCTAGAGAACAGCAATAACAAGAATGACACTCCCGCCGAGCATTTGGGAGTCACCAGCATAGAAGGCATGATGCTGGCGATTGTTCG GTATGTTCGGCATTTAGATACCACTGTTCATGCGATACACATCAAAACGAAACTGTGCCAATTGGTGGAAACGATGATGGCTCGTCGAGATGATTTGGCCTTCCGTCAGGAGATGAAGTTTCGTAATAAACTAGTCGAATACCTCACCGACTGGGTCATGGGGAACTCGCATCAAATTGCTCCACCCAGTTCTGGCGACGTTAGCTCTATAACAAG GGATTTGGATCAAGCATGCATGGATGCGGTTGCGGCTTTATTGCGGGGCTTGCCACTTCAGCCGGAAGAATCAGACCGTGGCGATCTGATGGAAGCCAAGTCACAATTGTTTCTGAAATACTTCACCCTTTTTATGAACCTCTTGAATGATTGCACCGACGtttctgaaattgaaaaagaagttggTGCCCGCTCCCGAGTCGGAGTTGCTGTGGGAGTTGGTGTCGGTGCCGTGGCTGTAGCAGCATCTCGGCTAGCAAACCTGCGCAACTCTACTATTCAG GCTATGTCAAATCTTCTTAGTGCCAACATTGACTCTGGCCTAATGCATTCAATTGGTCTTGGCTACCATAAAGACCTCCAGACTCGTGCAGCATTCATCGAAGTATTGACCAAAATACTTCAGCAAGGAACCGAGTTCGACACCTTGGCGGAAACAGTACTTGCAGATCGCTTTGAGCAGCTAGTTCAGCTTGTTACTATGATCGGTGACAAAGGCGAATTACCAATCGCTATGGCATTGGCATCGGTTGTTGTCACCCCACAAATG GATGAGTTAGCCAGAGTGTTTGTGACACTTTTTGATGCAAAGCATTTGTTAGCCCCGCTGTTATGGAATATGTTCTACAAGGAGGTCGAAGTTTCCGATTGTATGCAAACACTTTTTCGGGGAAACAGTCTGGCTTCCAAG ATCATGGCATTCTGCTTCAAAATCTATGGTGCGTCATATCTGCACAATTTACTACAACCCCTTTTGAAGCCGCTGCTTGAAAATCCATCCATGAGTTTCGAAGTTGATCCAGCGCGATTGGACGCAAAAGATGATATTAATGAAAATCGCAGTAATCTAGTGACCTTAACAGAACGCGTCTTCTGTGCCATCGTCTCATCTGCGGATAAGTTTCCAACACAGCTTCGTAGCATGTGTCATTGTCTTTATCAGGTTTTAAGCAAGCGTTATCCGCAATTTCCTCAAAACAATATCGGAGCTGTGGGCACGGTGATATTTTTGCGCTTCATCAATCCAGCTATCG TGTCTCCCTACGAAATGGGCATCCTTGATCGACAGCCGCCTCTTACGATTAAGAGAGGTTTGATGCTGATGTCCAAGACCTTACAAAATATTGCCAATCACGTTGAATTCTCAAAAGAGCAGCATATGCTTTATTTCAACGATCTGTTGAG ATCTCATTTCGATGCTGGACGACGTTTCTTCATTCAAATCGCCTCTGACTTCGAAACAGCTGAACAAGGCAGCAGCCATTCCATGGCTTTTATCAGTGATGCCAACGTGCTGGCGCTACATCGTTTGTTATGGAACCACCAGGAAAAAATCGGTGATTATTTGTCATCAAGCCGAGACCACAAAGCTGTTGGAAGGAGACCCTTCGACAAAATGGCCACCCTTTTGGCTTATTTAGGACCACCCGAACATAAACCCGTCGATTCTCA ATGGAGCAGTATGGACATGACGAGCACAAAATTTGAAGAAATCATGTCTAAGCACAATATGCACGAGAAAGACGAATTCAAATCCATAAAGTCGCTCAACATCTTCTACCAAGCAGGCACCTCGAAGGCTGGCAATCCTGTCTTTTATTATATTGCGCGGCGTTACAAAATCGGCGAGACGAATGGTGATCTGCTAATTTATCACGTGATCTTAACCCTGAAACCCTTCTGCAGTAAGCCGTTCGAGTTGGTGGTTGATTTCACCCACACTTGCTCCGACAATCGCTTTCGTACCGAATTTCTTCAGAAATGGTTCGTCGTCCTGCCAGAAATTGCCTACGAAAACATACACGCCTGCTACATTTATAATTGCAACTCATGGGTTCGTGAGTATACGAAATACCATGATCGCATCTTAGCTCCTTTAAAAG GCAATCGAAAACTTTATTTTCTTGACGGCCCTCAGCGGCTAAGCGAATTTGTTGACGTGGAACAACAGAAATTACCAGGAGCTACCCTCTCGCTTGACGAAGACCTTAAAGTTTTTAACAATGCATTGAAGCTATCGCACAAAGACACGAAGGTTGCCATCAAGGTGGGCCCAACCGCCATCCAGGTGACGGCTGCCGAGAAGACCAAGGTTTTGTCGCATTCTGTTTTGTTGAACGACGTGTACTATGCATCCGAAATCGAGGAAGTGTGTCTTGTCGACGACAACCAGTTCACCCTAACGATTGCCAATGAATCTGGACCACTGTCCTTTATCCATAATGATTGTGACAGCATCGTTCAAGCCATCATTCACATAAGGACACGCTGGGAGCTCTCACAGCCGGATTCCGTTACCGTTCATCAGAAAATCCGACCGAAGGATGTGCCTGGCACGCTGCTAAACATGGCCCTTCTCAATCTTGGCTCGTCTGATCCTAACCTGAGAACGGCTGCCTACAATTTGCTATGCGCCCTAACAGGCACGTTCGACTTGAAAATCGAGGGGCAATTGTTGGAAACATCGGGCCTTTGCATTCCCAGTAATAACACGCTATTCATCAAATCCGTCAGCGAGAAACTGGGCCACAATGAACCTCATCTTACGCTGGAATTCTTGGAAGAGTGCATTCAGGGCTTCCGGGCTTCAACCATTGAACTGAAACATCTTTGCCTTGAGTATATGACTCCCTGGCTGCCTAATTTAGTGCGCTTTTGCAAGCATTCAGATGAGACCAAACGTCAAAAGGTGGCCATCATTCTGGACAAGCTTATCACTTTAACAATTGAAGAAGTCGAGATGTACCCTTCCATCCAAGCAAAGATCTGGGGTAACCTCGGAATCGTCTCAGAACTGATTGACATGATTCTTGATAGCTTTATCAAGCGGTCAGTGACGGGCGGGCTAGGTTCAGCCCAGGCCGAAATCATGGCTGACACAGCAGTTGCCCTGGCTTCAGCAAACGTTCAGCTCGTGGCACGCAAAGTTATAGGTCGTCTTTGTCGTGTCTTAGAAAAGACTTGCACAAGCCCTACTGCGAACCTAGAGCAGCATTTGATGTGGGATGACATCGCCATCTTGGCACGTTATTTGCTCATGTTGTCATTCAATAACTGCCTAGACGTGGCCCGCCATCTACCCTATCTCTTCCACTCGATTACTTTGCTGGTGTGTACGGGCCCCCTGAGCCTTCGAGCTTCCCTTCATGGCTTAGTGATCAACATCATTCATTCACTCTGCACTTGTACGAAACCTTCGTTTTCGGAAGAGACACGGCGCGTGTTGAACCTTTCGCTGGATGAGTTTTCGTTACCCAAATTCTATCTGCTCTTTGGCATCAGCAAAGTGAAATCGGCGGCGGTAACTGCCTTCCGTTCCAGCTATAGGCATGGACCTGGAGAGCGATCATGGCATAATGTAGAACGCAGCTTCTCAGGCTCAGCTGCTTCAGATCGTGAACGTCTCTCTCTTacttctcttgaaattatcacGGATGCTTTGCTGGAAATGCTTGAGGCGTGCGCCCGCGACATTCCCGAATGCGATTGGGTCCAG GTATGGACTACTCTAGCGAAAAGCTTTGCATTCCGGTACAATCCAGCGCTGCAGCCAAGGGCGCTGATTGTTTACGGTTGTATTAGTAAGGTGATAACGGATCGCGATGTAAAACAGCTGTTGCGTATTCTGGTTAAAGCCCTGGAAAGCTTCACTGATACGACATTGATTGATGCCATCGTTATGTGCTTGACGCGAGTCCTACCGCTTCTCCGACCGGAATCGCCTATTCATCCGGCAGTCTTCTGGGTGGCCATCTCAGTTCTGCAACTCGACGAAGTATCTCTTTACGCCTCTGGTCTAGCCCTTTTGGAACAAAACTTACATACGCTCGACTCCCAG GGTCTTTTTGAGTCACGTTCACTAGAACAGGTTATAATGGCGGCACGGGAACCCTTAGAATGGCATTTTAAGCAGCTAGACCACACTGTCGGTCTTAGCTTCAAG acGAGCTTCCACTTTGCGTTGGTCGGCCACCTTTTAAAAGGCTTCCGACATTTGACGCCAACGACAGTCTCGCGCACAACTCGCATTCTCAACATGCTGCTGGCAATCGTGGCGAAACCAAACAAACGCGACAAGTTCGAAGTGACTCCGCAGTCAGTTGCCTACCTGGCCGCATTAGTTTCCGTGTCCGAGGAGGTTCGCGGCCGTTGTCACGCCCGGCAGCCACGATTGCGCAGCAACAATAGTTCTGGATCGGGATCAGGTTCCGGCTCAGGTTCGGTTTCTGGCTCGGCAATGGGCTCGAACGATCCATTCAACGTCAGTGACCTTCGTCTTGATCTCCATTCTGCTGGAATTCGGCATAACTCTTCCACCTTGGGTGGTGGGGGAGGCATAGGCAACCACCAAGCTGGGGGAACTGGAGCGACAACTACTACGGGTACTGGTAGTCTTAGTCCTATCAGCAATTACAGCTGTGCCAGCACAGCTTTGTTACATACATCGGCCAGCCACAATGCGCTTTCAAGCATCCAAGGCTCTACGCTCAACAGTCCCATTTCATCTGGTTCCAATAATTCAAGTACCACGCATCTTCTGGTTCCGATCGGTGGCGGATCCTGTAGCTCTCAGACGGCACTGATTCCTAGTCTGGTGGATTCTGATTCACCACCTCCCGGACGACGCCAAACGTCGTGGGATTTGTTAGACCAGAACGCCATTACTCAGGCtaaacaacagcagcaaaagcAACAACACCAATCGCAGCTTCAAAATCAATCGGCACAAGCTCAGCAGCAAGCAGACGGTCCGGGTGCAAAGGCTCTCTTCAAAACCCAACGGTCTTTCTCGGTTCCGACTACACGGGATCAGCGGTCTTTGGAGCGCAATGCTAGCAATTGCCAGAAAGCTGGCGAGCGCAGTCAATCTCCTAATTCCAACAATAATGCCAACTGCACGACAGTCAACAGTAGCGCCGGCACGACAACGCCCACACCACCTGCCAGCTGTACCCGCCGACCTGATCGAGGCTCTGTTTCTGGCGAATCTAATTGCCTTCTAGATCCCGAAATTCTCACCAACTTCCCCACCCAAGCTCTGGTGTTGACGGTGCTAGCGACTTTGGTCAAGTATACAACGGACGAGAATGAAATGCGAGTCCTGTACGAATATTTAGCCGAAGCGTCGGTAGTCTTCCCCCGAGTCTTCCCCATTATTCATTCGTTGTTGGATGCAAAAATCACCAATGTTCTCTCGCTCTGTCACGATCAGGGCATCCTTGCCGCTGTCCAGAGTATCATTCAGAATATGATTGCTCTTGAAGGAGCCGCTggtgaacaacaacaacaattacACTATCTGCAAAGCTGCGGATTCGGTGGACTGTGGCGCTTTGCTGGGCCTTTCACCAAGTCCAACTGTACGGCGGAAAGCGCTGAGCTCTTCGTCAATTGCTTGGAAGCTCTGGTAGAGACTTGTTTGCCAGCCGAAGAGGGTGAAGCCGATCTTGCGCCCTTCCCTTCTATGCTCAGCGTCTCCTCCAACATGAATCTGTCTTCTTCGCTGTCCTCCATCACTCTAGGCTCTCCCACCGacaaagcaaaataa